A window of Plasmodium vinckei vinckei genome assembly, chromosome: PVVCY_03 genomic DNA:
TccattttgtattatataagaGACATAtgatgtatattatttttttttggaaacgggaaaattgtataaatatgccattaattaaataagtaaaaaaatagtattataaataaaactacttttaaaatgaaaaataatgtaatacAACATGATATATCtagtgcatatatattcgGGGCATCCCATCTTATgccaaaataaaaaggaaaataatataagcattatataataaacaaaaaatatatatgctgctgtatattattatatatttttttttacatgcATAAGCAAGGTATGTGGAAAAATTGAATAGCCAAACGGTtaaatgtgaaaaaaatgaaataccATTTAATTGTAGTagaatttatttaaattttttttttaaataaatatttttctgaCAAGTAAAATGGTTAGGCATGTTGAGGATATCACTAAGGAgtagtataaaaatagaaaaatattaaattttatattaattaaaaaaaaaaaaaaagcatcAGAAACGTTGtgaaacaaattaatattcCAACAGGCACCAACAAGTTCATTTTCcgtttttttcatttaactTCCTTTGTCAAAGATCTACATCCAAGGGAATAAAGAgattgaaaaagaaaactcTCAAATAATAGAGGATTTACAGTGTTTGTATCAAGGGGTATGATCAAATGCTGTGCTgcttattaaaataaaataatttatcaaaGTGTTAGCAAAATGGAAACCAACCCATATGTTTTAAAGAACTTAGTTCATGTATAtgaagaatatataaaccTGATAATTAACAGAGTAAAGGGATATAAAGTATTAGTACTTGATGATGAAACAAAAGTAATAATctctttaatattttcccattcttatattttagagaaagaaatatttttaacattaaattttaatgatataaatatatttgaagaTATAAAGAATGGTAGTAACCAAAATTCAAGTAGTAGAAGTAGTAAAATAGACGAGTTGagttttcaaaattataaaataaaaaatttaaaacatttgaaagctatttttttattacgaCCTAcacatacaaatatattaaaattaatgaaagaACTTAAAAAGccaatttttttagaatattatttattttttacaaatatattaaataatagttATATAGAAAAGCTAGCCAAAGCTGATGAATTTGAATGTATAAAAAGTGTTATggaatattatatagatatttatatattacatgataaattattttctcttAATATTGATTAtacatcatttttatataaaaatgataataaaatattatttaaaaatacaataaaaagtGCTAGTGGCAATAGTATGAGCATGCAAAGAGACATTCAATTTAAGAGTTCTAATAATAGTCTTACTTTTGaagaatttaataaaaataatggaaatTACATGAACTTAAATTATTtggaaaatgataatgatgAGTATAACGAGTTTTATAGTAATGATTTACAacataaagaaaatgaaaatctCAATGAtgaatcaaaaaatatgttgtATGAGCATTCACTAATAAACAGATTGATAGAAGGAATGTTTTCTTTCTTATGTTCTATAAAACAAGTACCagacattatatataataaacattCTTATGTTTGTAAATCTATTATAGATgctttaaaaatgaaaatgttaaaacatgaaaatattttttcaaatattatagaaagttatgaaaattatgataattatacaaaatcaAATTCAATGGAAAATTTTcaagataataatttattagttaataaaaatatagatgtAAATACGGAAGGGAATTGTTGTTATATGGTATTACTTGATAGAAGAGAAGATCCTATAACACCACTTTTAATGCAATGGACTTATCAAGCTATGTTACATGAATTAATAGGaatagataataataaaataattttagattcaaataatattgaagaATCTCAAATTGTTATGTCTAGTAATTATgatgatttttataatgaaCATCTATTTGATAATTTTGGTGATTTAGGGCAAGCTGTACAAAGTTATGTAGATGTATATCAAAAAGAAACTGCACGTAAAAGTAAATTAGAATCCATTGATgatattcaaaaatttatagAAGCATATcctaattataaaaaattatcaggGAATGTAACAAAAcatgttaatattttacataaattttCTGAACTTGTTGAAAAAAGAcaattatttcatatttccGAGCTTGAACAAtctatatctatatatcaaaaaaaaatggaacaTTATAAACAAGTTATAGAAAcagtaaaaaattattcttaTACTAATTATGATGCTTTACGactttcattattatattctctAAAATATGAAGATAAAGAACATATagatacaataaaaaaagagttactaaaaagaaatatagaaaaagatCAAATATCATTAATTGATTCTATAATGACATattcaaatgaaaaaaatagaaaaaataatatatttaaagaacAAACTTTTCTTGATTTTGCTAAGACAACTATAACTCGAACTATTAAGGGTACATCAAATGTTTTTACGTTACAcaaatcatatatatattatttaattgaagatattattaaatataaattagacacaagtatatatactacTACCAACCTACTTAATATTGCACCAaacataaacaaaaaaattaattcaaTCATTGTATTTATTGTAGGAGGTGCTACATATGAAGAATATAGAGATGTTCAAACTTtaagcaaaaaatataatataaatattattcttGGTGGTACACAAATTCATAATTCCCAATCATTCTTAGCAGATGTCCTTCAACTAACTAAGAAATAGTTATTTAACTTGTTGAACatttttcttaatttttttttaccgTATTATTCAttctttctttatatttttttgcatttttttataactgACTGTGAATATAACTACATAATATGAAGTTCATATTATAtcgaatattttttgaaaacatTTTCCTTATACTTGTATGTATCCCTAAAgaaggaataaaaaaatcggTTAGTATTGCCTGAATAATGGCATATTATTAGAAGCCTAATTGAAGGAGGACTATGCAAATTGTTTGCTTCAAACATTTTACTTATCctttttcaataaaataaaaagaaatacaATTTAGTAAATTTTCGAAAAATATGCAGAAAGAATGTAGTAGCATATTTTAGTGTAACAGATTAGGTCTGTACATTTTGCATGCGAactaattttaaaaataaaaataaataagaatattattaagctgaaaaaaaaatgcacacataaaaaatatatttgcatgTAGGAAATATGGTTACATATatgaagaaatatattattattgttctAAAGAATGAAAGACattttatcaaattttttttaactttataagaaattattttaaagtaATGAATTTCATATCctacataatattttgtgtACATATcctatataatattttttatacatatccttttttataGTACTATAACAATGtattaacaattttattaacactCAAGAGAGTGAGTAATAAACAACCTATATGTTCTTTTCAAATGTATAAAGTATGGACAAAATAGGAGGATATAAATTATCtataaagaaagaaaatgCACACACTATTTCTagtgaaaatgatgataaaaataaaaaaaaaaacttttgTTCAGGTGAAAGTTTggataaatatgatatacTATTGATACCAGAATATGTTCAGGGTTATTatggagaaaaaaataatatccttaaattttcttttaaaaaaattatatatcctttcaaaaatttgataattatatatgaccTACTAAATCAGTCTCAGTCCATATTTTCTAAACATACTAATGAGGtaatttcaaataaaaaaaataagtactCTCTTATTTTATGGACATACATGTTTATACGTACCTATATAGTGATATGctttttattcaaaaaaatgtgtggTTATCCGTATATAGCTATGCATATATagtttatcattttcttaGTAACTTATCAGggttaattattattttttaatgtttttatttgaaaattatagGTTGTGTTGGTAAGGTGTAAAGAGTGTTACAAAACTGCTTTGAGTGTTGAAGAGTTAAAAGATAGtgtaaacatatatatatggaacAAGactaatttaaaaattttaattaatataaaaattaaaaaaaaacattttttagaCATTGAATATTTGAACAATActaatattttacttttatgTAAATGGTATGATaagttaatattatttgtattttccataatattatttaaaaaaaaaaaaaaagtaaaattgAGAAAAAATGgagtttatattataaaatctATAGacgatttttatataaaaaagtctgaatatatgaaaaacaaACTAACCAAAAATACTTTTAAAAAGCTATCtagcaaaataaaaacaagtTTTGGTTCTACTAAATTGTTGAAAAGAagatatcaaaaaaaaaacaatgaaaATAGTGTAAGCAAAGTTAAACATGTTTTAGCCACTATAAAAAGGAGAAAAAATAGACATATGGCTTgcttaaataattatacaaaCATAAAGCAAATGCCattatataagaaaaatactttaaaagaaaggaacaaaaaaatatacataagaaagataaaaaaagtagacaccaatttttattttataaaaaattacgAAAGAGAAGGtgtgtgttttttttgcatacattttgtaaatatgtcatataaatggaaaaaaaataataatattttactaaaaaactttaaattatttgtagacattaaaaatacaatttgtatatttaataaaaaagaaatatttatgtatattctaaaaaattgtatcctttatgaaaaattaaaatataaaaattataaatgtaattttttttcaaataacactaagttttttttaatgaacCAGGGTTATCACTTTTGttctattttatatatgaccttgttcataaataatttatttttaaattataatttcgAAGAAACCAATAAAATGGATAAAactaatgaaaaagaaattgaTACAAAACAAAACGGTGCAGACAAGTATGTAGAACATTTTCCCAATGACAATAAACTGTGTAGAATGAAAGAAAAGGAGAGCAATGAAAAcaacaatataaaagataaatatatagacaAGGAAAATAGCTCACTAGAAGAAAGTAACCTCGCTTTCACTTCactacaaaataatataatacaaaaatatgtaatgcCAAAACtggataattttttaaacacaGAAATATGTGTAGTCGAAATTGtcactttttttgttatagaAAAAGACGAAGATATAAGTAAAATTATTAGGCTAcaagaaaatattgaaaaaaattgtacatggagaaaaaaaaataataaaaatgtcgAAAAAACGTATGAACATATcatgcaaaaaaaacaaaataaaaaaaaattaaatagctgtttaaaaaaatatttagttGTTGGAACAGAAGATGGGATAATTATAGTTATAGATTATTTAAAACCTCATAAAGTTATGCATTTAGAAAAGATATgcaatgaaaatattatttctatttttgttttccaaaatgatatattaatattgacAGGATTAgggtttttatattttataaatgttcataatttttctacatataaatatgttgatatatttgaaatattaaatggaaaatatataagccGAATAAAATGTGCAGGAACTAGCCAAAGTTTTTGTTCTAATAGCTcgataaaatatgatagcttaaattattttagagaatatgaagaagaacaaaaacaaaaaacgGCTCCAAAAACTGCCCCCAAAACTACGATAAGAAATAGTTTTacaaatagaaaaatagaCATCAAAAAggttaaaaataaatgtctgaatataaaagataacaattttattttatcggagaaaaagaaaaattctGTTTTGAAAAGTAATCAGCCAAATCatgaaaatgtaaaaaaaaattctgacttgtcagaaaaaaaaagacttCCAAAGGCttacaataattttaatcGCTCTAATCGTTATATATGTTCAGGTATATTGTTAGATATTTACACATTAGTAATAGGGACTTCGCTAGACgaaattattacatataatttacTAACAAATGAgatgtattttatttataagaaaagtaaaaatataaattattttttatgtgaaaacaataatattatatataatattggaAACACGTTATATAAAAGTAgcttaaataattatgataataGTTCTAGCTTTTTAACTATACcgaatatatgtataaccgcttttgtgttttattctgatatattattaatatgtgGTACATTGAAAGggaatttatatttttttagtatttcAGATGGTACTGTAAAGGTTGTAAATAAAgtggataaaaaaaaattcatagaGGAAGAAAAAAGACTTATGCTTAAATCCAAAAATagtcaaaaaaaaaattatgataatgGATGggaaaacgaaaaaaacaatgatATTATCTTTAGTATTAATAAGTGTATTACCAAAAATTTAAGGCAATggaattttattaattatacaaaTCATAGTAACAGTTTCAATGGTACTGTAAAAGAAAACGATAAAATAATAGGGCTTCTTTTTAATAGGTCAAAGACAAATCTCCTTTGTTCATTTAGACatggtatatttttattacgaCTAGTTGTAAGAGGAAATGAAAAGGTCGACATAAAATGTGTACGCTATTTtaatgttaataatattatgaatattaaTTTGGTTAAAGATTTTGACAacttgttttttataacaacAAGAGAAAATATTGATATTGAAACTGGgtctaaaaatattattaacaataaaattagTATCAATCAAAAggaagaatataaaaaacatgtaatggaatatttttattctcaTCATTTATGTTCGTTTAATTccgtaaaaataaaaaataggaaAATGGATaagatttattttaatatattatttgaaaatacaTGGCTTTATGAATTTTCTTACTATAATGAtgaacattttattttattagaaaatgataataaaacttttgataacgataaaaataaatgtataacATTCTTAAACCCATCtactattataatatattcatattctGTCAATAggtttaataaaaaatattggaaaagtaataaaatgatTCCTAAAAGATTATCCCCAAATGAACGAAATAATTGTttgaatttgaaaaaaaaagaaaaaagaaattcaGACATTATTATGGGTAGTAGACAAAAACTGTCAGCATGTGGGTCTATAAATcatggaaaaatatatagtatggaagaaaaaaatacattttcaaaatatggAAACATAAAGACTAGCTCTTTTTCTacgaaaaatatatctagccataaagacaaaaatttttatgatagCAATAATCTgatttcatataataataaagcaTCAGAATTTCATCAAAATgataaagtaaaaaatatagatttaaaaaatagtttaaaattgaaaaaaggaaatattaatttgatTGCAGACAGAACTAGCTATAATGAGCatgacgaaaaaaaaaaaaaaaaaaattatacaaaatataaaattttaagaaatattatacaaaagagaaaaaatatagaactttgtaattataaaaatataatttatgaaaaaaattataaagataaacaaatattaaattctatacatagaaataattattataaggaaaataaaacaaaagatctattttttgtattagaCAAAAATGGTgaacaaaaacaaaagaaagAAGAACTACCATACCAGTTTAATCAAAGCGAAAATAaggaaaattttataacatGTAATAATgaggaaaatatattcaccAAAGAAATTGGTTGTTCTAATGGGGATACAGTAAATAAATctaaattgtatataacgagatacttaaaaaaatatttacaaatagATATAATGGAAGagagtaaaaaaaagaagaaaaatattttaataaatgtgtgcaagaaaaatatgataaactAAATGAGCcactaataaataattgtataaatgacaataattttatttcactattaaataattctaaTAGTGTTACAGATTTTTCATCtatctataaatatagcAACATTAACATGGGCAAAGGAAtgaatacaaaaaatgttttttttttcaacacAAGATCAGGGATATGccttttgaaaataaaagcacaaaaataattctcGTACAATGTGACCAAATTAACTCTAGGATTATAATCGGTACTAAGAAAATGGagattaataaatatgaagagCCTATTGGGAGGAATATAGACTTTCCTAGTATCACAAAAACCGTCGGAAAATATGGAAGAAAGAATATCTACCgaaatatgtatacaaatatgaaaataccCTGGAAAAATTCtttacattttaataatttttataactgCAAATGtgcaaataatattattgataataatttctatgcatattttatgacCCGAATTTAATAGACACTACAAAAGATTAtacaaagaaaaaaaatcgcATAACATATGATAATGATGTAGCACAttcttataattttcaaaatggTGGGTATAGTAAAAATCAATTATTCAATTAAAAGGAAAGAATAGTAGCTAATTTGGTAACAACAATAGTGGGCATATACATAGGTGTGTATTGTATATGCATGTTTTGTTGTAAACTGCGGTGTAAGCTCTACATATGCTTATGGATACATTTAGAcatggaaaataaaataggaATAAGTACTTTAATAGAGGATggtcaaaataaaaaatgttgcaTAAAATGCAAAAACCAAATTTAATGCCAACAATTGgagatttaaaaaaatggtaagctatattgatattttataaatacaatgTTATTACATATGCATAGCTAaactttgtttttttatgacttgttaataaaatatttgcaATGTTCagaatattattaacaagCAATAATAAGTGATTTAATCTGTGGCTATAAAAAAACTGTGTGCATATGTATGTAACCATAATAttcgtttttttcttaaaaaatattaacatgTAAATCGTTTTAACctacattttattaatggTATATAAAACTATAAGGATAGTGTAGccttatttattaaaaaacagttttgttacaaaaataaggtataatttattataaaaaatgaaaaagaatgTTATAGTATTAACAAGGCTATAAAAATATCGTGGTGTGATAGTGTATACATAAGTAAAATGGGTATCGTTAACGcacacacaaaaaaaact
This region includes:
- a CDS encoding vacuolar protein sorting-associated protein 45, putative — protein: METNPYVLKNLVHVYEEYINLIINRVKGYKVLVLDDETKVIISLIFSHSYILEKEIFLTLNFNDINIFEDIKNGSNQNSSSRSSKIDELSFQNYKIKNLKHLKAIFLLRPTHTNILKLMKELKKPIFLEYYLFFTNILNNSYIEKLAKADEFECIKSVMEYYIDIYILHDKLFSLNIDYTSFLYKNDNKILFKNTIKSASGNSMSMQRDIQFKSSNNSLTFEEFNKNNGNYMNLNYLENDNDEYNEFYSNDLQHKENENLNDESKNMLYEHSLINRLIEGMFSFLCSIKQVPDIIYNKHSYVCKSIIDALKMKMLKHENIFSNIIESYENYDNYTKSNSMENFQDNNLLVNKNIDVNTEGNCCYMVLLDRREDPITPLLMQWTYQAMLHELIGIDNNKIILDSNNIEESQIVMSSNYDDFYNEHLFDNFGDLGQAVQSYVDVYQKETARKSKLESIDDIQKFIEAYPNYKKLSGNVTKHVNILHKFSELVEKRQLFHISELEQSISIYQKKMEHYKQVIETVKNYSYTNYDALRLSLLYSLKYEDKEHIDTIKKELLKRNIEKDQISLIDSIMTYSNEKNRKNNIFKEQTFLDFAKTTITRTIKGTSNVFTLHKSYIYYLIEDIIKYKLDTSIYTTTNLLNIAPNINKKINSIIVFIVGGATYEEYRDVQTLSKKYNINIILGGTQIHNSQSFLADVLQLTKK